A part of Streptomyces sp. NBC_01210 genomic DNA contains:
- a CDS encoding FAD-binding oxidoreductase, producing the protein MDRRALLTTAVVLTAAACTGKNGSGATAAPAGTPGAGRSPAGSASATTITTAAAPDWTALARGLDGKLVRPGDAAYRSARQLYNTRFDSLKPAAVAYVAGEDDVKECLAYARAHRVPVSIRNGGHSYAGWSSGNGRLVIDVSSLNRVGQDGSIGAGAKLIDVYAGLARNNRTIPAGSCPSVGVSGLTLGGGHGVTSRAYGLTCDSLTAATIVTADGKQLTVSATENKELFWALRGAGNGNFGVVTRLHFRTHPTPPTVTAYLTWPWAKAAAVLSAWQQWGPDQPDEIWSSAHLAAGPGGTPTLSIAAFSLGSEGDLKNALDRLADKAGSPARSVSVRRRSYREAMLGYANCTTITQSQCHLPGTTPGRTPQGALQRETYTAASDFFDHNLSPAGVRALISATEAFTRIKPGQGGGGGSIALTALGGAVNRVDPLATSFVHRRSRMLAQYIGSWQAGTSGTAQQAWLKNAHASMRRYASGAAYQNYIDPTLTDWRRAYYGPAADRLTRLKKQYDPDRVFNFPQAL; encoded by the coding sequence ATGGACCGGCGCGCACTGCTCACCACTGCTGTAGTTCTCACCGCTGCCGCCTGCACAGGCAAGAACGGCAGCGGCGCAACGGCAGCTCCTGCCGGCACGCCCGGCGCCGGCCGCTCACCGGCCGGATCCGCGTCCGCCACCACCATCACCACCGCCGCGGCGCCCGACTGGACCGCGCTCGCGCGCGGCCTCGACGGGAAGCTCGTACGCCCCGGTGACGCCGCGTACCGCTCCGCCCGGCAGCTCTACAACACCCGCTTCGACTCACTGAAGCCCGCCGCCGTCGCCTATGTCGCAGGCGAGGACGACGTCAAGGAGTGCCTGGCCTACGCCAGAGCCCACCGCGTCCCCGTCTCCATCCGGAACGGCGGCCATTCCTATGCGGGCTGGTCCTCAGGCAACGGCCGCCTCGTCATCGATGTGTCCTCGCTGAACCGCGTCGGACAGGACGGCTCCATCGGCGCCGGCGCCAAGCTCATCGACGTCTACGCCGGTCTCGCCCGGAACAACCGCACCATCCCCGCGGGCTCGTGCCCCTCCGTCGGCGTGTCCGGTCTCACCCTCGGCGGCGGTCACGGCGTCACCTCACGCGCGTACGGTCTGACCTGCGACAGCCTCACCGCGGCGACCATCGTCACAGCCGACGGCAAGCAGCTGACCGTGAGCGCCACCGAGAACAAGGAGCTCTTCTGGGCGCTGCGCGGCGCCGGCAACGGCAACTTCGGCGTCGTGACCCGGCTCCACTTCCGTACCCATCCCACGCCGCCGACCGTCACCGCCTATCTCACCTGGCCCTGGGCGAAGGCCGCGGCCGTCCTCAGCGCCTGGCAGCAGTGGGGCCCGGACCAGCCGGACGAGATATGGTCGTCCGCGCATCTCGCCGCCGGGCCCGGCGGCACGCCGACCCTCTCCATAGCCGCGTTCTCCCTCGGCAGCGAGGGCGACCTCAAGAACGCGCTCGACCGCCTCGCCGACAAGGCCGGCTCGCCCGCCCGCTCGGTCTCGGTGCGCCGCCGCAGCTATCGGGAGGCGATGCTCGGCTACGCGAACTGCACGACGATCACCCAATCGCAGTGCCATCTGCCGGGCACCACTCCGGGCCGTACGCCCCAGGGCGCGCTGCAGCGCGAGACATACACCGCGGCCTCCGACTTCTTCGACCACAACCTCTCCCCGGCCGGAGTGCGCGCACTGATCTCCGCGACCGAGGCGTTCACCCGGATCAAGCCCGGCCAGGGCGGGGGCGGCGGCTCCATCGCGCTCACCGCGCTCGGTGGAGCGGTCAACCGCGTGGACCCGCTGGCGACGTCGTTCGTCCACCGGCGGTCCCGGATGCTCGCGCAGTACATCGGCTCCTGGCAGGCCGGCACCTCGGGCACCGCCCAGCAGGCCTGGCTCAAAAATGCCCATGCGTCGATGCGCCGTTATGCGTCGGGAGCCGCGTACCAGAACTACATCGATCCCACGCTGACCGACTGGCGCCGGGCGTACTACGGGCCTGCCGCGGACCGCCTCACCCGGCTGAAGAAGCAGTACGACCCGGACAGGGTCTTCAACTTCCCGCAGGCGCTGTAG
- a CDS encoding phosphatase PAP2 family protein, translated as MAGLASDGSNPDLSLLYDINGLAKDAPSWLDGTMEFIGEYGIMLAMVLVVLWCWWSVRRRGTTEDSVAAVAGLIWAPLAAGLALLVNIPIRGFVERPRPFLDHQGIEGLVAGKTDYSFVSDHATMAMALGAGLFVAHRKFGLAAIGLALAEGFCRVYMGVHYPTDVVGGFALGTAVTLLLAPLALALLTPLMSAVAGSGRVAWLVRSRRAAAGSADLPGTLGVPEPRTEGSGAGDKDLAA; from the coding sequence ATGGCTGGACTCGCATCGGATGGGTCGAACCCCGATCTCAGCCTGCTCTACGACATCAACGGCCTGGCCAAGGACGCCCCGTCGTGGCTCGACGGCACCATGGAATTCATCGGCGAGTACGGAATCATGCTCGCGATGGTGCTGGTGGTGCTCTGGTGCTGGTGGAGCGTGCGCCGGCGCGGCACCACCGAGGACTCGGTCGCGGCGGTCGCCGGGCTCATCTGGGCGCCGCTCGCCGCCGGACTCGCGCTGCTGGTCAACATCCCCATCCGCGGATTCGTCGAACGGCCGCGGCCGTTCCTGGACCACCAGGGCATTGAAGGCCTGGTGGCCGGAAAGACCGACTACTCCTTCGTGAGCGACCACGCGACGATGGCGATGGCCCTCGGCGCCGGACTCTTCGTCGCGCACCGGAAGTTCGGGCTCGCCGCGATCGGTCTCGCGCTGGCCGAGGGCTTCTGCCGCGTTTACATGGGCGTGCACTACCCGACCGACGTCGTCGGTGGATTCGCGCTCGGGACGGCGGTGACGCTGCTGCTCGCGCCACTCGCGCTGGCGCTGCTGACACCGCTCATGTCGGCGGTCGCCGGGTCGGGGCGGGTGGCGTGGCTCGTACGGTCGAGGCGGGCGGCGGCGGGGTCGGCGGATCTGCCGGGGACGCTCGGCGTGCCGGAGCCGAGGACCGAGGGGTCCGGCGCCGGGGACAAGGACCTGGCGGCCTGA
- a CDS encoding C40 family peptidase — protein sequence MAGGVGIGLCLSFVVLLVVGTYSAAAGLMGGSGGRAVGLAKGAVPALYQPLVQKWGNLCPAINPALLAAQLYQESGWNPKAQSPAAAQGIAQFIPGTWAAHGVDGDKDGDRDVWDPADAIPSAASYDCELAGYVKKAPGNATDNMLAAYNAGAYAVIKYQGVPPYRETQNYVKVIRTLEKSFARPVGRVQPSRQAAAAIYFAQKRLGTEYLWGGNGTPEQGGRFDCSGLTQAAYRTVGIELPRVANDQYNAGEHPSRDELLPGDLVFFSDDLTNSRAIRHVGLYVGGGYMIDAPYTGAVIRFDKIDTPDYFGATRVTKDGAKALPTSLPEA from the coding sequence ATGGCCGGTGGAGTCGGGATCGGGCTGTGCCTGAGCTTCGTCGTGCTGCTCGTCGTCGGTACCTACTCCGCGGCCGCCGGGCTCATGGGCGGAAGCGGCGGGCGTGCGGTCGGCCTTGCCAAGGGTGCCGTGCCCGCGCTCTATCAGCCGCTCGTACAGAAGTGGGGCAACCTCTGCCCGGCCATCAACCCCGCTCTGCTCGCTGCCCAGCTCTACCAGGAGAGCGGCTGGAACCCCAAGGCGCAGAGCCCCGCCGCGGCCCAGGGCATCGCGCAGTTCATCCCCGGTACCTGGGCCGCGCACGGCGTCGACGGCGACAAGGACGGCGACCGCGACGTCTGGGATCCGGCCGACGCGATTCCGTCCGCTGCCTCGTACGACTGCGAACTGGCCGGATATGTAAAGAAAGCGCCCGGCAACGCGACCGACAACATGCTCGCCGCGTACAACGCCGGCGCCTACGCCGTCATCAAGTACCAAGGCGTACCGCCGTACCGCGAGACACAGAACTATGTGAAGGTCATCCGCACCCTGGAGAAGAGCTTCGCCAGGCCTGTCGGGCGGGTCCAGCCGTCGCGGCAGGCGGCCGCGGCGATCTACTTCGCGCAGAAGAGGCTCGGTACCGAGTATTTGTGGGGCGGCAACGGCACGCCCGAGCAGGGCGGACGCTTCGACTGTTCCGGGCTGACCCAGGCCGCGTACCGGACCGTCGGGATCGAGCTGCCGCGCGTCGCGAACGACCAGTACAACGCCGGCGAGCATCCGTCGCGGGACGAGCTGCTCCCCGGCGATCTGGTCTTCTTCTCCGACGACCTCACCAACTCGCGGGCGATCCGGCACGTCGGGCTCTATGTCGGCGGCGGGTACATGATCGACGCTCCGTACACCGGCGCCGTGATCCGCTTCGACAAGATCGACACTCCGGACTACTTCGGTGCGACCAGGGTCACCAAGGACGGCGCGAAGGCGCTGCCGACCTCGTTGCCGGAAGCCTGA
- a CDS encoding SAM-dependent methyltransferase: MDRVTDNAHLLARIDTTRPHTARIWNYWTGGKDNYSVDREAGDQIRALHPGIGDYALADRLFLGRAVHHLAAEVGIRQFLDIGTGLPSADNTHEVAQRAAPEARVVYVDNDPLVLAHARALLTSTPEGCTDYLDADLRDVDTILESAARTLDLTRPVALMLLGVVIFIEDDEESYGIVRRLMDALPAGSHLVLSHTITSPAMPDVDAAVAFWNEHGTPRLTQRTPQQLTRYFDGLEMAEPGVVSCSRWRPEVPAEEVAMFGGVGRKP; the protein is encoded by the coding sequence TTGGACCGTGTGACCGACAACGCGCACTTACTCGCAAGGATCGACACGACGCGCCCCCACACCGCCCGGATCTGGAACTACTGGACCGGCGGCAAGGACAACTACTCCGTCGACCGCGAAGCCGGGGACCAGATCCGCGCGCTCCATCCCGGAATCGGCGACTACGCCCTCGCGGACCGGCTGTTCCTGGGGCGGGCCGTGCATCATCTCGCCGCCGAGGTGGGGATCCGGCAGTTCCTCGACATCGGGACCGGGCTGCCCAGCGCCGACAACACCCACGAGGTGGCCCAGCGTGCCGCGCCCGAGGCGCGCGTCGTGTACGTGGACAACGATCCCCTGGTCCTCGCGCACGCCCGCGCCCTGCTCACCAGTACGCCCGAGGGCTGCACCGACTATCTCGACGCCGATCTGCGCGATGTCGACACGATCCTGGAGAGCGCCGCCCGGACGCTCGACCTCACCCGGCCCGTCGCGCTGATGCTGCTCGGTGTCGTGATCTTCATTGAGGACGACGAGGAGTCGTACGGCATCGTCCGCCGCCTCATGGACGCGCTGCCCGCCGGCAGTCATCTCGTTCTGTCCCACACCATCACCAGCCCGGCGATGCCGGATGTGGACGCCGCCGTCGCGTTCTGGAACGAGCACGGCACGCCCCGGCTCACCCAGCGCACCCCGCAGCAGCTCACCCGGTACTTCGACGGTCTCGAGATGGCGGAGCCCGGCGTGGTGTCGTGTTCCCGCTGGCGGCCCGAGGTGCCTGCCGAGGAGGTCGCCATGTTCGGCGGCGTGGGACGCAAACCCTAG
- a CDS encoding SCO6880 family protein — protein sequence MTTQSQAITPRRTYLIGRARPNAIVGKNRETGEIALIIAGAFLGMMSGLLVPVLSLRIVLLMGFPLLALAAVYVPFRHRTFYKWFEINRSYKRTLRSGTHYRSSATEAGIRLDGREIEVGPPPGIGRINWLAAPFGPDEIAVLLHADRRTVTAAIEIEGPGVGLRDSEDQEALVDRFGTLLKHVANGDGFVTRLQMLARTLPADPDAHAKDVAQRGDQQTPMWLRDSYDQLQSMVSTSSEQHRAYLVACMHYTRELAAEAHTMARAARPQSGRKLDKDAGLAVVMARELTDICARLAEADIRVRQPLGQGRLASLVHSMYDPDHPIDHIQAMTKRNAWPAELDAMQPTYLQAKTRESSTRAPWCHSTAWVKEWPMTPVGVNFLAPLLVHTPDVIRTVAVCMDLEPTEVAIERMLTEKTNDEADASRAAKMNRTVDPRDIAAHGRLDQRGEDLASGAAGVNLVGYITVSSRSPEALARDKRTIRASAGKSYLKLEWCDREHHRAFVNTLPFATGIRR from the coding sequence TTGACGACCCAGTCCCAAGCGATCACGCCCCGCCGTACGTATCTCATCGGCCGTGCCCGGCCGAACGCGATCGTCGGCAAGAACCGCGAGACCGGCGAGATCGCGCTGATCATCGCCGGCGCGTTCCTCGGCATGATGAGCGGGCTGCTGGTCCCCGTCCTGTCCCTGCGGATCGTGCTCCTGATGGGCTTCCCGCTCCTCGCTCTCGCCGCTGTGTACGTCCCGTTCAGGCACCGCACCTTCTACAAGTGGTTCGAGATCAACCGCAGTTACAAGCGCACCCTGCGCAGCGGCACCCACTACCGCTCCTCCGCCACCGAGGCCGGTATCCGTCTCGACGGCCGTGAGATCGAGGTCGGCCCTCCCCCGGGCATCGGCAGGATCAACTGGCTCGCCGCGCCCTTCGGCCCGGACGAGATCGCCGTACTGCTGCATGCCGACCGCCGTACCGTCACCGCCGCCATCGAGATCGAGGGCCCAGGCGTCGGACTGCGCGACAGCGAGGACCAGGAGGCGCTCGTCGATCGCTTCGGCACGCTGCTGAAGCATGTGGCCAACGGCGACGGCTTTGTCACGCGCCTTCAGATGCTCGCCCGTACGCTCCCCGCCGACCCCGACGCACACGCCAAGGACGTTGCCCAGCGCGGCGACCAGCAGACGCCGATGTGGCTGCGCGACTCCTACGACCAGCTGCAGTCGATGGTCTCCACCTCCAGCGAGCAGCACCGCGCGTACCTCGTCGCCTGCATGCACTACACCCGTGAACTGGCCGCCGAGGCCCACACCATGGCCCGTGCCGCCCGCCCGCAGTCCGGCCGCAAGCTCGACAAGGACGCGGGCCTCGCCGTCGTCATGGCCCGCGAGCTCACCGACATCTGTGCGCGCCTCGCCGAGGCGGACATCCGGGTCCGCCAGCCGCTCGGCCAGGGCCGTCTTGCCTCCCTCGTCCACTCGATGTACGACCCCGACCACCCCATCGACCACATCCAGGCGATGACGAAACGGAACGCCTGGCCGGCCGAACTGGACGCGATGCAGCCGACGTATCTGCAGGCGAAGACCCGTGAGTCGTCCACCCGCGCGCCCTGGTGCCACTCCACCGCCTGGGTGAAGGAGTGGCCGATGACGCCGGTCGGCGTCAACTTCCTGGCGCCGCTGCTCGTCCACACGCCCGATGTGATCCGTACCGTCGCGGTCTGCATGGACCTGGAGCCGACCGAGGTCGCCATCGAGCGGATGCTCACCGAGAAGACGAACGACGAGGCGGACGCGAGCCGCGCCGCCAAGATGAACCGGACCGTCGACCCGCGCGACATCGCCGCGCACGGACGGCTCGACCAGCGGGGTGAAGATCTGGCGAGCGGTGCGGCAGGGGTCAACCTCGTCGGGTACATCACTGTGTCATCGCGTTCGCCCGAAGCCCTGGCCCGGGACAAGCGCACGATCAGGGCCTCGGCCGGCAAGTCCTATCTGAAGCTGGAGTGGTGCGATCGTGAGCACCACCGGGCTTTTGTGAACACCTTGCCGTTCGCGACCGGCATCCGACGCTGA
- a CDS encoding ATP-binding protein yields MRDPLSVFTDAFTAFLFGKVETTRLPVRTSTGQAQAVYLPTAAPGLGDSGVIIGREVYSGKGYIYDPFQLYGQQLPAPHWLVLGESGNGKSALEKTYVLRQLRFRDRQVVVLDAQGEDGVGEWNLVAQELGITPIRLDPMTALDGGIRLNPLDPAITTTGQLALLRTIIEVAMGHGLDERSGFALKVAHAYVNEAIVDRQPVLTDIVDQLRHPEAESAESMNVDLDDVRAWGLDVALVLDRLVDGDLRGMFDGPTTVGIDLDAPLIVFDLSHIDRNSIAMPILMAIVGVWLEHTWIRPDRKKRIFLVEEAWHIINSPFVAQLFQRLLKFGRRLGLSFVAVVHHLSDVVDGAAAREAAAILKMASTRTIYAQKADEARATGRVLGLPRWAVEIIPTLTPGIAVWDVNGNVQVVKHLVTEAERPLVFTDRAMTESSGPALPEDVAAAEWEAEQRAALIEQHQLDESSESTVA; encoded by the coding sequence ATGCGAGATCCGCTGTCCGTCTTCACGGATGCCTTCACCGCCTTCCTCTTCGGGAAGGTCGAGACGACCCGCCTGCCCGTCCGTACGTCGACGGGGCAGGCGCAGGCCGTCTACCTCCCCACCGCCGCGCCCGGCCTCGGCGACTCGGGCGTGATCATCGGCCGCGAGGTGTACAGCGGCAAGGGCTATATCTACGACCCCTTCCAGCTGTACGGCCAGCAGCTCCCGGCCCCCCACTGGCTGGTGCTCGGTGAGTCCGGCAACGGCAAGTCGGCACTCGAGAAGACGTACGTACTACGGCAGTTGCGGTTCCGCGACCGCCAAGTGGTGGTGCTGGACGCCCAGGGCGAGGACGGGGTGGGCGAGTGGAACCTCGTCGCCCAGGAACTGGGCATCACACCCATCCGGCTGGACCCGATGACAGCGCTGGACGGCGGCATACGGCTCAATCCGCTCGACCCCGCGATCACGACGACGGGACAGCTGGCTCTGCTCCGCACGATCATCGAGGTCGCCATGGGGCACGGACTCGACGAGCGGTCGGGCTTCGCGCTGAAGGTGGCGCACGCGTACGTCAACGAGGCGATCGTCGACCGGCAGCCGGTTCTGACCGACATCGTGGACCAGCTGCGGCACCCGGAGGCGGAGTCCGCCGAGTCGATGAACGTCGACCTGGACGACGTACGGGCATGGGGCCTCGATGTCGCCCTCGTCCTGGACCGACTGGTCGACGGTGACCTGCGCGGCATGTTCGACGGGCCGACGACGGTCGGGATCGATCTGGACGCGCCGCTGATCGTCTTCGACCTCTCGCACATCGACCGGAACTCGATCGCGATGCCGATCCTGATGGCGATCGTGGGGGTGTGGCTGGAGCACACCTGGATCCGCCCGGACCGAAAGAAACGCATCTTCCTGGTGGAGGAGGCGTGGCACATCATCAACTCGCCCTTTGTGGCCCAGCTCTTCCAGCGCCTGCTGAAGTTCGGCCGCCGACTGGGCCTGTCCTTCGTGGCCGTCGTCCACCATCTCTCGGACGTGGTCGACGGGGCTGCGGCGCGGGAGGCGGCGGCGATCCTGAAGATGGCGTCGACGAGGACGATCTACGCGCAGAAGGCGGACGAGGCACGGGCTACGGGCCGAGTGCTCGGCCTGCCGCGATGGGCGGTGGAAATCATTCCCACGCTCACTCCCGGAATCGCGGTCTGGGACGTCAACGGCAATGTCCAGGTGGTCAAACACCTGGTGACGGAGGCGGAGAGACCGCTGGTCTTCACGGACCGGGCGATGACGGAATCCTCGGGGCCTGCGCTGCCCGAGGACGTGGCCGCCGCGGAGTGGGAGGCGGAGCAGCGCGCGGCCCTGATCGAACAGCATCAGCTGGACGAGTCCTCCGAGTCAACGGTGGCATGA
- a CDS encoding type VI secretion protein → MRDRRHYQHAHERDERGIPDGLLVGLLGFLLGLSLLVWTATGLAGVITHGSWPTGVTYAGTPLAIRALASKPHDLQAAWPDTPPAELSGYGLFWGLAIGELMVLVVVTVFVLGTVARWHVGRAGRVSDTPSPRTAPAAKTEDRDPAGSSTAGSSTASSPTAGAHTGSPDPTKPADGRLGQPRDVGQGASGRDPRAASGPGTPSPGAPTGPYAGATSPDPAREQGAGGGADAQGSGIPTGSYAAAASQDAHAYPGTGYQPGESRHPSAAAPGDGAAASPHPAHPPASRGAATSPHTRPAGANPLMGQGTGGWDPHAALPAPRTPRILYGDPATRRPVTVQAVLDAEGPALVVTSDPTVWAETKGARAKLGPVLVYDPGHLCDTPARLHWSPTAHCEDAATAAARAVALLAPIRPRALLDAAMADTAETLLRCWLHAAAVDGRPFKQLHRWAQGGGAHDAVRILRTHPKATAGLAGLLESTLTGHPERREIAQQLVVRALSVLSSIHIREACTPNRTDSLTLESFINEGGTLYVVGEPIEDPRTHPGAMPLLTALASDVVEHGRRMAARSSDGRLDPPMTLVLDDVAAVAPLPSLPELLATGQDQGLPTLVLLRSAEQARARWPEPLTQ, encoded by the coding sequence ATGCGCGACCGCCGTCACTACCAGCACGCTCACGAGCGGGACGAGCGCGGCATTCCCGACGGCCTGCTGGTGGGCCTGCTCGGTTTTCTACTCGGGCTGAGCCTGCTGGTCTGGACGGCCACGGGGCTGGCGGGCGTGATCACGCACGGCTCATGGCCGACGGGTGTCACCTACGCCGGTACACCGCTGGCCATACGCGCGCTGGCGTCCAAGCCGCACGACCTCCAGGCCGCATGGCCGGACACTCCGCCTGCGGAGCTGTCGGGGTACGGGCTGTTCTGGGGCCTGGCCATAGGCGAGTTGATGGTGCTGGTGGTGGTGACGGTGTTCGTCCTCGGCACGGTCGCCCGCTGGCACGTGGGCCGCGCGGGCCGCGTATCCGACACTCCCTCGCCCCGGACCGCCCCCGCCGCGAAGACGGAGGACCGGGACCCGGCGGGTTCCTCGACCGCGGGCTCCTCGACCGCGAGTTCCCCGACCGCGGGCGCGCACACGGGAAGCCCGGACCCGACGAAGCCGGCTGACGGCCGCCTCGGGCAGCCGCGGGATGTCGGCCAGGGAGCGAGCGGCCGGGACCCCCGCGCCGCCTCCGGCCCCGGCACCCCCTCGCCGGGAGCGCCCACAGGCCCGTACGCCGGGGCCACAAGCCCCGACCCCGCTAGGGAGCAAGGCGCGGGCGGAGGGGCCGACGCCCAGGGCTCCGGCATTCCCACAGGCTCGTACGCCGCAGCCGCAAGCCAGGACGCGCACGCGTACCCGGGAACCGGGTACCAGCCCGGCGAGTCCAGACACCCATCAGCCGCAGCCCCGGGCGACGGCGCAGCGGCGAGCCCGCACCCGGCCCATCCCCCGGCGAGCCGGGGCGCTGCCACGAGCCCGCACACCCGGCCCGCAGGCGCCAACCCCCTTATGGGGCAAGGCACGGGCGGATGGGACCCGCACGCCGCCCTGCCCGCACCCCGCACCCCCCGTATCCTCTACGGCGACCCCGCCACCCGCCGGCCCGTCACCGTTCAGGCCGTCCTCGACGCCGAAGGGCCGGCGCTCGTCGTCACCTCCGATCCCACCGTGTGGGCCGAGACGAAGGGCGCGCGGGCCAAGCTCGGCCCTGTTCTCGTCTACGACCCCGGGCATCTCTGCGACACCCCCGCCCGCCTCCACTGGTCGCCCACCGCGCACTGCGAGGACGCCGCCACCGCCGCCGCCCGCGCCGTCGCCCTCCTCGCGCCCATAAGGCCCCGCGCCCTCCTCGACGCCGCCATGGCAGACACCGCGGAGACACTCCTGCGCTGCTGGCTGCATGCCGCCGCGGTGGACGGACGCCCGTTCAAGCAGCTCCACCGCTGGGCACAGGGCGGCGGCGCCCACGACGCCGTACGCATCCTCCGTACGCATCCCAAGGCCACCGCCGGACTCGCCGGGCTGCTCGAGTCCACGCTCACCGGGCATCCCGAACGCCGGGAGATCGCCCAGCAGTTGGTGGTGCGCGCCCTCTCCGTGCTCTCCTCGATCCACATCCGTGAGGCTTGCACCCCGAACCGAACCGATTCCCTCACCTTGGAATCATTCATAAACGAAGGGGGAACCCTTTATGTGGTGGGTGAACCGATCGAGGACCCCAGAACCCACCCCGGCGCAATGCCTCTGCTCACCGCACTCGCCTCAGACGTGGTCGAGCACGGCCGCCGCATGGCCGCACGGTCATCCGACGGCCGGCTCGACCCACCAATGACGCTCGTCCTGGACGACGTCGCGGCCGTGGCTCCCCTTCCCAGCCTTCCGGAGCTGCTGGCAACCGGTCAGGACCAGGGACTGCCGACCCTGGTCCTGCTCCGTTCCGCCGAACAGGCGCGCGCCCGCTGGCCCGAGCCGCTCACCCAGTAA
- a CDS encoding GNAT family N-acetyltransferase: protein MDYVIRAVGAEEWAKAREIRLAALQDPVAPLAFLETYEQALERPDGFWQDRTSAAAEGVVARQFIAELADGRWGGTLTVLVERPAGEVRFGEAAKTDQTHVVGVFVRPEVRGAGLAEALFEAALEWSWSLAGPPVERVRLYVDERNARAEAFYRRIGFVASGDSVPVPGDSTARDVELEVKRQLPRPAARLTG, encoded by the coding sequence ATCGACTATGTCATCCGTGCGGTGGGCGCCGAGGAGTGGGCGAAGGCCAGGGAGATCCGGCTCGCCGCTCTGCAGGACCCGGTCGCGCCCCTCGCATTTCTGGAGACGTACGAGCAGGCCCTGGAGCGGCCGGACGGCTTCTGGCAGGACCGAACCTCCGCGGCGGCGGAGGGGGTTGTCGCGCGCCAGTTCATCGCTGAGCTGGCGGACGGGCGGTGGGGCGGCACACTCACCGTCCTCGTCGAGCGGCCGGCCGGAGAGGTGCGGTTCGGGGAGGCGGCAAAGACCGACCAGACGCATGTGGTCGGGGTGTTCGTACGGCCCGAGGTGCGTGGTGCGGGGCTTGCGGAGGCGCTGTTCGAGGCGGCTCTGGAGTGGTCCTGGTCGCTGGCGGGGCCGCCTGTGGAGCGGGTGCGGCTGTATGTGGACGAGCGCAATGCGCGTGCCGAGGCGTTCTACCGGCGCATCGGGTTTGTGGCGAGCGGGGACTCCGTACCCGTGCCGGGGGATTCCACGGCACGGGACGTGGAGCTCGAGGTCAAGCGTCAGCTCCCGCGGCCGGCTGCTCGGCTTACTGGGTGA
- a CDS encoding MarR family winged helix-turn-helix transcriptional regulator: MPTATPEGPESPGSGLQEPSLDEQIAAYQREFGDLDPQVEKVVSALGRLNRRMNVAYGRQVAALGISNAEWEVLKTLVLAGSPYRMGPGELAKRLGLTPAAMTHRIDRMAGEGLVTRDRDENNRVRVIVELTDEGRTKWLEAMRMATHFEEDLLQDLSAEERGVLGELLIRVLRRVEHAQPDAGGRLTDLD, from the coding sequence ATGCCTACCGCGACCCCTGAGGGCCCCGAGTCGCCCGGCTCCGGTCTCCAGGAGCCCAGCCTCGACGAGCAGATCGCCGCCTATCAGCGAGAGTTCGGCGACCTGGATCCCCAGGTCGAGAAGGTCGTCTCGGCACTCGGCCGGCTCAACCGCCGGATGAACGTGGCGTACGGCCGCCAGGTCGCCGCCCTCGGCATCAGCAATGCCGAGTGGGAGGTCCTGAAGACCCTGGTGCTCGCGGGCTCCCCGTACCGAATGGGCCCGGGTGAGCTAGCCAAGCGGCTCGGCCTCACTCCGGCCGCGATGACCCACCGCATCGACCGCATGGCGGGCGAGGGCCTGGTCACGCGCGACCGCGACGAGAACAACCGGGTGCGGGTGATCGTGGAGCTGACGGACGAGGGCCGTACGAAGTGGCTCGAGGCGATGCGCATGGCGACGCACTTCGAGGAGGACCTGCTCCAGGACCTCTCGGCGGAGGAGCGGGGCGTGCTCGGCGAGCTCCTGATCCGCGTCCTGCGCCGCGTGGAACACGCCCAGCCGGACGCCGGCGGCCGCCTCACCGACCTGGACTAG